Proteins encoded in a region of the Paucibacter sediminis genome:
- a CDS encoding HupE/UreJ family protein, translating to MKRALMVSLLLLCAGAAQAHKASDAYLILEADATGLSERVDIALRDLDRELQLDADGNGQLSWGELRARAGEIDQLARQGLDMTLTDADGGRCAPQALAPLQIETRSDGRYAVLQRRWQCRAPAQDLTLSYRLFAASDPTHRGVLILRGPAGAAQTLVLAPDGHATPLRLGAAHSLLSVLRDGVHHIWIGLDHILFLLALLLPAVLVREGNHWRPAKQLRPVLLDVLGVVSAFTLAHSITLALAAFEILSPPSRWVESLIAASVLLATLNNLWPLLLHGRWRLTFAFGLVHGFGFASALRELGLRREALAGPLLMFNLGVELGQLAVVAGFMGLVWGLRRRPGYPRWVLGGGSLLIALLALVWLLERVFDLQLLGR from the coding sequence TGGTGTCGTTGCTGCTGCTGTGCGCCGGCGCCGCCCAGGCCCACAAGGCCAGCGATGCCTATCTGATCTTGGAGGCCGATGCCACGGGGCTCAGCGAGCGCGTCGACATCGCGCTGCGCGATCTGGACCGCGAGCTGCAGCTGGACGCGGATGGCAACGGCCAGCTGAGCTGGGGCGAGCTGAGGGCGCGCGCCGGGGAGATCGACCAGCTGGCCCGGCAGGGCCTGGACATGACGCTGACGGATGCCGATGGCGGCCGCTGCGCGCCGCAAGCCCTGGCCCCGCTGCAGATCGAAACCCGCAGCGATGGCCGTTACGCCGTGCTGCAGCGGCGTTGGCAATGCCGCGCCCCCGCGCAAGACCTGACCCTCAGCTACCGCCTCTTTGCCGCCAGCGACCCCACGCACCGCGGCGTGCTGATCCTGCGCGGGCCCGCCGGCGCGGCGCAGACCCTGGTGCTGGCCCCCGATGGCCACGCCACGCCACTGCGCCTAGGTGCAGCGCACAGCCTGCTGAGCGTGCTGCGCGATGGTGTGCACCATATCTGGATCGGCCTGGACCACATCCTCTTCCTGCTCGCGTTGCTGCTGCCGGCGGTGCTGGTGCGGGAGGGGAATCATTGGCGGCCCGCCAAGCAGCTGCGGCCTGTGCTGCTGGATGTGCTGGGGGTGGTGAGCGCCTTCACGCTGGCGCACAGCATCACGCTGGCGCTGGCCGCCTTCGAGATCCTGAGCCCGCCCTCGCGCTGGGTCGAGTCGCTGATCGCCGCCTCGGTGCTGCTGGCGACGCTGAACAATCTCTGGCCGCTGCTGCTGCATGGCCGCTGGAGGCTGACCTTTGCCTTCGGCCTGGTGCACGGCTTCGGCTTTGCCAGCGCGCTCAGGGAGCTGGGCCTGCGGCGCGAGGCCCTGGCCGGGCCGCTGCTGATGTTCAACCTGGGTGTGGAGCTCGGCCAGCTCGCCGTGGTGGCGGGCTTCATGGGCCTGGTATGGGGCCTGCGGCGCCGGCCCGGCTACCCGCGTTGGGTGCTGGGCGGTGGCTCGCTGCTGATTGCCCTGCTGGCCCTGGTCTGGCTGCTGGAGCGTGTGTTTGATTTGCAGTTGCTGGGGCGCTAA